TTCGGCAACCGCCTGCGCCCGATCGGCTGGGTTGGCATCGCCCTGGTCACGGCGGCGGTACTGCTCCTCAGCACCGCCAAGTAGCAGCATGCCCGGTCGCGAGCGGGGCGGCGATGATGCAGCGATTTGCGAAGTCGCCCGTGCTCATCGACACTGCGGTTTTCCACATGGAGTGCCCGCATGTTCAGCCACATCACCGTAGGAACGAACGACATGGATGCCGCACGTCGCTTCTACGACGCCCTGTTCGCTGCGATGGACGCGCGTGCGGGCGTATTCGACGAGAAGGGACGGCTGCTGTACTTCAAGGATGGGCGGATGTTCGGTGTAACCGCGCCGATCGATGGGCAGCCAGCGTGCCATGCCAACGGTGGCACCATCGGTTTCAGTCTGGGCAGTGCAGAGGCCGTGCGTGCCTGGCAGGAAGCTGGAGTGGCTCACGGTGGTACCGCCATCGAAGATCCGCCCGGCATCCGCAACATGTCCGGTCGGCAGGTGTTCCTGGCCTATCTGCGTGACCCGGGTGGCAACAAGCTGTGTGCGGTGCATGTAATGTCGTGATCGGACAGGATGCGCGTGGCCGCGCCGCAGGCGGTGCGCGCGGCCCGCGCAAGCCAAGGGTGCGCGGGCCGCGCGCGCGTGATACCACGGAATGAGCGGACGGGCCTGCGACCGCAGGCCGCAACTTCATGCTCTGTCCACTGCGGTTCAGCCAGAATCGGTCGGCTAATTCCCTGATCTACCGGAGAACGCCGCCCCATGGATGTACTGGAGCCGCAACAATCCCCGGTGCGCACCCTTCGGCCTGTGTTCGCCTTCGCGGCGATCGTTGTCGTGGCGTTCGCGCTGTTCGTCAGCCTGTTTCCACTCGGTGCGGGCCGCCTTCTGCTGAAGGCGCAGGACTGGGCCGCACTGAATGTCGGCTGGTACTACCTGCTGGCGATGACCCTCTACCTGGTGTTCGTGGTCGGAGTGGCGCTGTCCAAGTACGGCGGCATCAAGCTGGGTGCTGACCATGACGAGCCGGAGTTCAGCTACCTCTCGTGGGCCGGCATGCTGTTCGCGGCCGGCATCAGCATCACCCTGTTCTTCTTCTGCGTCTCCGAACCGCTGACCCACTACCTGCAGCCGCCGCAGGGCGATCCGGCTGCGGGCGAGGCCGGTGCACGGCAGGCCATGCAGCTGTTGTTCCTGCATTGGGGCCTGCACGGCTGGGGCGTGTTCGCACTGGCAGCGATGGCGATGGCCTATTTCGCCTATCGCCACAACCTGCCACTGGCGCTGCGCTCGGCGCTGTACCCGCTGATCGGCAAGCGCATCAACGGCCCGATCGGCTACACCGTGGATGCGCTGGGCATCGTCGCCACCGTGTTCGGCATCGGCGCCGACATGGGCTTCGGGGTGCTGCACCTCAATGCCGGGCTGGCGCACCTGTTCAACATCCCGCATTCCAACCTGGTGCAGATCATCCTGGTGGTGGCGATGATGGGCGCGGCGGTGGCCGTGGCCGTCTCCGGCGTGGAGAAGGGCGTGCGCTGGATGGCCAACATCAACATGCTGCTGGCGATCGCGCTGGTGCTGTTCATGCTGTTCGCCGGGCCGACGCAGTACCTGTTCAGCACCTTGATGCAGAACCTGGGCGACTACCTGGGCAGCGTGGTCGGCAAGAGTTTCGATGTGTATGCCTACGGCGGCCGCCCCGAATGGCTGGGCGGCTGGACGGTGTTCTACTGGGCATGGTGGATCGGCTGGGCACCGTTCGTGGGCTTGTTCATCGCACGCATCTCACGGGGCCGCACCATCCGCGAATTCGTGTTCGGCGTGCTGCTGATCCCGCTGGGCTTCACCCTGGCCTGGCTGTCGATCTTCGGCAACAGCGCGCTGGACCAGGTGCTGCACCACGGCCAGCAGCAGTTGGCACAGCTGGCGGTTGATGATCCACCGACGGTGCTCTACGCGTTGTTGGATGGCTACCCGTGGAGTCGCACGGTGATCGCGGTGACGGTGCTGGTCAGCTTCATCTTCTTCGTGACCTCGGCCGACTCGGGCGCGGTGGTGTTGTCCACGTTGTCGTCGCATGGCGGCGCACCCGAGGACGACGGCCCACGTTGGCTGCGGGTGTTCTGGGGCACCGTGATCGCGGTGCTGACGGCGGGCCTGCTGCTGGCCGGCAGCATCGACGCACTGAAATCGGCGGTGGTACTGGCGTCGTTGCCGTTCTCGGCGATCCTGTTGTTGATGATGTGGGGGCTGACCCGCGCCTTCAGTGACGAGTCGCATCGCAAGCGCGCGCTGCAGTACCGGCCGTCACCGCTGATCGGAGACGATCGCCACCACCAGGGCTGGCGCCAGCGCCTGAGCCAGGCCATGCACTTCCCGGTGCGCGACCAGGTCTACCGTTTCATGGATGACACGGTGAAGCCGGCGATGGAGGCGGTGGCCGAGCAGCTGCGCGGGCAGGGCTGGGACGTGGCCACGCGCTTTGAGGCCGGCGACATGGAGTTGACGGTGAACCACGGCGAGCAGCAGGACTTCCTGTACCGGGTGATCCTGAGTGGCTACCTGACGCCGTCGTTCGCCGCGCAGCAGCTGCGCAACCAGCGCTACTACCGCGCCGAGGTGCACCTGTTCGAAGGCAGCCAGGATTACGACCTGGTCGGCTACAGCCGCAAGCAGATCATCAACGACATCATCAGCCAGTACGAACGACACCTGCAGTTCCTGCACCTGAGCCGGTGATGCGGTCGGTGCGGACCGTGGGTCCGCACCGACCTGTAGAGCCGAGCCCATGCTCGGCTGCGCGGTGCCGAAGAGCAGCCGAGCATGGCTCGGCTCTACAGTGGCAATCAGAACCGGTAACGCGCTCCCAGCGAGACGAACTGCCCGCGCAGGTTGTACTGGCTGATGTCGAAGCCGTTGGAACCGCCAGCCGGATCGAACGGCGGGTCCCTGTCGGTCAGGTTCAGCACCGACAGCGACAGCGTGGTGTTGGGAATCCCTTCGTACGCCACGTACAGGTCCAGCTGGTGATAGGGCTTGACGCGGTCGCGCAGGCCCGGATTGCTGGTCGCGGTCGCCACGCGCTGGTCGTAGCCGCTCACGTACTGCAGGCTCAGCGTGCTGCTCCAGTCACCGACCGCCCAGTTCAGCGATGTGGTGCCGCGGGTACGGGGTAGCGCACCGTGACGGTTATTGCCGGCGCCGTCATACGGTGCCTGCCCGGCCACCAGCGGCTGCTTGAAGCTGAGCAGGTGGGTCCAGCTGCCGGCCACGGTGAAGTTGCCCCAGCCCTCGGTGCGGAAGGTGTGGTTGGCGTCCAGGTCCAGCCCCGAAGTGGTCAGTTCCCCCTGGTTGGCGTACTGGTTGGTGATGAACTGGATGCGCCCCTGCGCATCACGTTGTACACGACCGGGGAACAGCGTCGGGTTGTCGACGATGAACTGCGCACTGTCAGGCTTGACCAGGTTGTCCTGCACGATGCGGTACCAGTCCAGGCCGATGCTGGTATCGCCATCCGGCGACCACACCGCCCCCACATTGAAGTTGCGCGAGCGCTCGGCCTTCAGGTCCGGGTTGCCGGTGCGGATGTTGGTTACGCCACGGCTGCCGCCGGGCTGCAGCGGATCCAGCGGATCGATCACCGAGCCATAGCTGACGGTCTGGCCGGGCGCGATCTCCGGCAACGAAGGTGCGCGGAACCCGCGCGAGAACGAACCACGCAGCAGCAGGCTGTCCAACGGCTGCCAGCGCAGCGCCACCTTCGGCGAGAACGCCTTGCCGAAGTCGTCGTAGTGGTCGCCACGGCCGGCCACCTGCAGTTCCAGCGTGCGGTGCAGCGGCACGCTCAGCTCGGCGTAGGCAGCACTGACCTGGCGCTCGCCGTTGACCACGTTGATCGCCGGGCGCAGTTCGGTGCCCGACAGCACCTGGGCGCTGGTGCGCGCATCCAATGATTCTTTGCGGAACTCCGCGCCCCAGGCGAAGCCGACTGAACCGGCCGGCAGCTCCCACAGCGAGGTCGAGGCCTTCACGTTCAACGCGTGCAGTTTGTACCAGCCCGGGCGCTTGGTCTGCAGGCGCAGGGCATCCAGCGCGCCCGGCGTGCTGGACGGGTTGAGGAAGTTGTAGCTGCCGTCGCGCAGGATCTGCTCGAACGCATAGCGGTTGACGAAGTTGTCGACGTATTCGCGCTGCGCGCTCTGCGAGGTCAGCGCCGCCACTTCCCAGTCCCAGCGCTCGCCACTGCCGCGCACGCCGGCCAGGGCACGGTAGAACACCTGAGTGTTGTCCTTCAGGCGCGGGCCGAGGTCGAAGAAGGTGTACTCGAACGGCAGCGGCGTGCTGCCCGGATTGTTGGGGTGGCCGACCGGCAGCACTGCCGGCACGTCGATGAGCGTGCCGGTGGCCGGGTTGTAGGCACGCAGGCCCGGGCCGACGGTCAGCGGCGCGCTGAAGATCTGGTCGGCCTTGTTGTGGCTGTACAGCACATCGGCGAAGGCCTCGACGCTGTCATTGAAGCGGTAAGTCGCGCTCAACGACGCCTGCAGGCGCTCGGCGCCGGGTTGCAGGGTCTTGAATGGCTGCGCGTTGAAGGCGCAGGCCTGGCCGGGCAGGGTGCTGCCGAAGTCGCTGTACGGGCGCAGCTGGCTGCCATCAGGGCAGTTGCCGAACGGTTGCGGCGCGCGCGGGTTGGACAGCCAGTTGCCACCGGCGGTGGACCAGCCGGCCAGGCGGCCGCCGGGCTTGTCTCGGAAATCGCCGCTGCGGGTGTAGGCGCGCTGATCGGCGTCGAGGCGGTCGCGCTTGAGCAGGTCCAGCCCGAACAGCACGTTCCAGCCCTGCTGTTCCAGGTCGCCGAAGCCGGCCAGCAGGTTGGCCTTGCGTTCGTCCAGGCCGCCCTGGGTGGCGGTACCGAAGCCGCCGCCCACTTCCACGCCCTGGAAGTTCCTGCGCAGGATGATGTTGATGACACCGGCGATGGCGTCGGAGCCATACACCGCCGAGGCGCCGTCCTTCAGCACTTCGATGCGTTCCACCGCGCTGATCGGCAGCGCGTTGAGGTCGACGAAGGTATCCTGGGTATTGAGCGCGAAGCCGAAGTTGGACACGCGGTAGCCGTTGACCAGCACCAGTGTGTTCTTCGGCGACAGGCCACGCAGGCCGATCGAGGCCGAGCCGGCGGCGAAGCTGCCGGTGTACTGCTCGTCGAAGCTGTTGCCGGCATTGGCCGACAGGTTGCGCAGCACGTCGGTAAGGGTGGAGCGGCCGGTCTGCTCGATCTGTTCGCGGCTGACGATCTGCACCGGGTTCGGCCCGGCGGTATCGCTGCGCTTGATGTTGGAGCCGGTCACCAGCACGGTGCCGAGGGTGGTGCTGTCCTTGCCGGTGTCGGCGGTTTCAGCGGCGCCGGCAGCGCCGGCGGTAAGGCCCAGCGCGATGGCGCCGGCAAGCAGGTTCAGGGTGGTGCGGTACATGGAAGCGACAACGCCGAACGGGGGAGGAGCCGTCAGTACCGCATGCAGGTACATGCACCTTCCAATGACGAAAGCGCATTCAGTTATACATCACAGGTTCTTAACGAACCAGCTCGGTGGGTGCGGACCGTTGGTCCGCACGCCCCTGTAGAGCCGAGCCTACGCTCGGCTCCACACACTGGCCGGAAAGCAGCCGAGCATGGCTCGGCTCTACAGAACGCAATGTCAGACGATCACGGCCGCAGCAGCACCTTGCCATTGCGTCCCGACCCAGCACCGGCCTTCGCTGCCTGGGCGATATCGTCCAGCGCGAAGATCTGCTCCACCGGCAGGGTCAATTCACCCTGCGCCGCACGCTTTAGCAGTTCGCCAACCAGCCGGCGCTTGTCCTCCACCGCCATCGCCTGACTGACCTTGCTGCCCCAGAAGCCCTTCACCGTGGCTTCCTTGTAGATCAGGCCGCCAGCGGGAATGCGCATGGGTTCGCCGCTCATCACACCGAACGACACCAGCGTGCCGTGGTGCCCGAGCAGGTCGACCAGGTCACCGCTGGCGTCGCCGCCGATGGAATCCACCGCGGCTGCGGCCTGCGTTTCGCCGGTGGCTTCACGAACGCGATCCTTCCAGCCTTCTACCGAGGTGTCGAATACATGATCGATGCCGAGCGCCTGCAACTGCACCACGGCGGCGGCGTTGCGCACCAGGTTGGCCACATGCACGCCACGCGCCTTTGCCAACATCGCCAGCGACTTGCCGACCGCGCCGTTGGCGGTGTTCTGCACGACCCATTGCCCCGCTTCGACATGCAGGAATTCCAGCAGCATCAGCGCACTCAGCGGCATCGCGATCAGCTGCGCGGCCATTTCGTCGGGGATCGCCTCCGGCATCGGAATCACCATGCGTGCCGGTGCAATGAACGCCTCGGCCCAGGTGCCGTGTACCGAGGCGGCGGCAACCCGCTGGCCGATCTGCAGGCCGTCGACGCCATCGCCGAGTGCATCGACCACGCCCAGTGCTTCACTGCCACCGATCGCCGGCAGCGTCGGCTTGTAGCCATACAGGCCACGCACGGTCAGCAGGTCGTGGTTGTGGATCGAGGCCAGCACGGTGCGGATACGCACCTCGCCGGGGCCGGGCTCGGGCAGGGCGGCATTGGCAATGGTGAGGACGTCGGCCGGGTTGCCGAAGGAGGAGTACTGGGCGGCGCGCATGGGCGGTGTTCCGGTGAAAGTTGATGTTGTACCGAACTGGGGACGCAGGGGATGTCGACAAGGCGTCGCCGCTGCAACACGGCATCCTGCGACTGATCGTCGCGACATGTGTTGATTACCGCATCTTGTGTTGACGGCTCGGGATATCCCCACTATGTTGTGGCCGTCACTCCCGGTCAGCCGCCGCCGCCGGACATGCAGCAAACGTCCCGCGGCCCGCCCCTGAAGGCTTGCCGTGTCGACGCGGCCGCTATCGCGCGGACCCAGATCGCCCCCACGGCCCGGATACCGGCCGCAGGCGCAGGCCATTGCCGACGACCTGGTGTTCCCGCGCTATGGCATCCCACCCCGACCGCCCCGTGCGCCGGTATCGCGTGCAGGGCCGCCACGGCATCGACCGCCAACGCGCGTGCGAGCCTGGAGTTCCACCACCATGACCGACAGTACCTTCCGCGTGGCCGATCTGGCCGGCGCTGGCGACGCCTTGCGCGCCGGTGGCGAGCGTGTGCCGACCTGGATCACCAAGGAGGCCGGCAACCGCCGCCTGCCGTTCGACGCCGAGCGCCTGCAACGCAGCATCGATACCGTGCACGCCGAGTTCCCGCAGCTGGATGTGAGCGACTACCGCCGCGTGGTGCAGGCGATGGTCGAGCGCAAGCCCAGCCTCAGTGCTGATGACCTGGTCGACCTGCTGATCCGCGAGGCCGAGTCGCGCGTGGACCTGGTCGCGCCGGAGTGGGAACAGTTTGCCGCGCGCATCTACCTGCGGCGGCTGTACAAGCGCGCCAGCCGCAACCGCTTCTACGATGTCAGCCTGAAGTACGGCTCCTACGTGGGCCTGCAGGAGAGCCTGGCTGACCGCGGCATCTACAGCAACGACATCCTGCGCTGCTATTCCAAGGAAGAACTGCAGCAGGCCGGCGAGATGATCGACCCGGAGCGCGACCGCCTGTTCGCCTACAACGGCCTGTACCTGCTGGCCACGCGCTACCTGGCCAGCGATCGCAGCCGTGAGGTCTACGAACTGCCGCAGGAGCGCTGGCTGACCATTGCGCTGTACCTGATGCAGGAAGAGGGCGGGGCTGGTGAGAGCGGCCGCGTACGCCGCATGCAGCTGGTCGGCGAGGCGTACTGGGCGCTGTCCAACCTGTACATGACGGTGGCCACGCCGACCCTGGCCAACGCCGGCAAGGTGGGCGGCCAGCTGTCCAGCTGCTTCATCGACACGGTGGATGACAGCCTGCAGGGCATCTATGACTCCAATACCGATATCGCCCGTGTTTCGAAGCATGGCGGCGGAGTGGGTGCGTACCTCGGCTACGTGCGCAGCAGCGGTGCGCCGATCCGTGGCGTGCCCAATTCGTCCGGGGGCGTGGTGCCGTGGATCAAGCAGCTCAACAACACCGCCGTATCGGTGGACCAGCTCGGCCAGCGCAAGGGCGCGGTGGCGGTGTACCTGGATATCTGGCACCGCGATATCGAAGCCTTCCTCGATCTGCGCCTGAACAATGGCGACCAGCGCCTGCGTGCGCACGATGTGTTCACCTCGGTGTGCGTGCCGGACCTGCTCATGGAGGCGGTCGAGCGCCGTGCCGACTGGTACCTGTTCGATCCGCACGAAGTGAAGAGCGCCAAGGGCTGGTACCTGCAGGACTTCTACGATGAGAAGCGCGGATCGGGCAGCTTCCGTGACCGCTATGCGGAACTGGTGGCCGACGAGCGCATCAGCCGCCGCACGGTGAAGGCGATCGACCTGTTCAAGCGGATCATGCTCAGCCAGCTGGAGACCGGCAACCCGTTCCTGTTCTACCGCGACGAGGTCAATCGCAGGAATCCGAACAAGCACGCGGGCATGATCTATTCCAGCAACCTGTGCACCGAGATCCTGCAGAACATGAGCCCGACGCGGATGATCCAGGAGATCGTCAGCGGCGATCAGATCGTCACCACCCGGCGTGCCGGTGACTTCGTGGTCTGCAACCTGTCCTCGATCAATCTCGGTCGTGCGATCAGTGCGCCGGATGACCTGCTGGCCTCCGATGTGCTGGAGCGGCTGATCCCGATCCAGGTGCGCATGCTCGACAACGTGATCGACCTCAACGCGCTGCCGGTGCCGCAGGCCACGATCACCAACCGCAAGTACCGCGCCATCGGCCTGGGCACGTTCGGCTGGCACCACCTGCTGGCGCAGCAGGCGATCCAGTGGGAATCGCCGGACGCCGAGGCGTTGGCCGACCGCCTGTACGAGCGCATCAACTTCCTGACCATCCAGGCCAGCGCACAGCTGGCCAAAGAAAAGGGCAGCTACCCGATGTTCGCCGGCAGCGACTGGCACAACGGCCGCTATTTCCGTGACCGCGACTATAGCGGTGCCGCCTGGGACGGCCTCGCCCGCGAGGTGGCTACACACGGCCTGCGCAATGGCTGGCTGCTGGCGGTGGCGCCGAACATGAGCACCGCGCAGATTGCGGGTTCCACGGCTTCGATCGACCCGATCTACAGCGCGTTCTACTACGAGGAAAAGAAGGACTTCCGGCGGCCGGTGGCCGCACCGGGCCTGTCGCTGGAAACCTGGCCGTACTACGAGAAGGGCGCCTACAAGGTCGACCAGTTCGCCAGCGTGCGCCAGAACGCGCGCCGCCAGCGCCATGTCGACCAGTCGATCAGCTTCAACCTGTACGTGCCCAGCACCATTCGCGCCAGCACGTTGTTGGAGCTGCATCTGACGGCATGGCGTGAGGGTCTGAAGACCACCTACTACGTGCGCTCCAACGACATCGACATCAGCGAATGCGAGTGGTGCGCCAGCTGATCGCGGCCGCCCTGTAGAGCCGAGCCCACGCTCGGCTCAGACGCGAAGAGCAGCCGAGGATGGGCTCGGCTCTACATCCGCAATGCACGTAATGCGAAGGCAAACGACCATGGCAACCCCGCTCGACCGCATCAAGATCCTCGAACCGCGCCACCCGAACCGCAGCACCGGCATCATCAATGGCCGCACCAGCGGCATCCTGAACTGGAACGACATTCCGTACCCCTCGTTCTATCGGGCCTACAAGGAGTTGTCGACCAACTTCTGGATTCCCGACGAGGTGGACATGAAGCTGGATGCGCGCCAGTACGGCGAGCTGTCCGGGCGCGAGAAGAACGCTTACGACTCGATCATCGGCCTGCTGGCCACGCTGGATTCGCCACAGACGCGCTTCATCTACAACGTGGCCGAGTACATCACCGACCCGGCGGCGCATGCCAACGCGGCGATCATCGGCCAGCAGGAGGTGATCCACAACGAGAGCTACAGCTACGTGCTGGCCTCGATCACCGACCTGCCGAACCAGAACCGCATCTTCGAGATCGCCCGCACGCACCCGACCATCATCAAGCGCAACGCGCCGATCATGGGGGCGTATGACGATTTCATGCGCGAAAAGACCGCCGAGACCCTGCTGAAGTCGCTGATCCAGTCGTCGATCCTGGAGGGCATCAACTTCTATTCCGGGTTTGCCTACTTCTACAACATGGTGCGGCAGAACCGCATGACCGGCACCGGCAAGATCATCAGCTTCATCAACCGTGACGAGCTGGCCCACACCAAGTTCATCAGCGAGCTGATCCGCGCCATCATCGGCGAGAACCCGGAGCTGCAGACCAATGAACTGACCGCGTACGTGCACCAGGCGTTCGAGCATGCGATCGAACTGGAGACGCAGTGGTCCTCGGAAGTACTGGACGGCATCGACGGCATCGATGTCGAGGAGATGACGCGCTACGTGAAGTACCGGGCCAACAAGATGGCCGGCATGCTGGGCATCGAGCGCCTGTATAGCGACACCACCGACAACGTGATGCCCTGGATCAAGGCCTACGCCGACAACTTCACCGAGACCAAGACCGACTTCTTCGAGATGCGCAATGCAAGCTACAAGAAGACCAACGTCGACAACGGGTTCGACGACCTCTGAGCCCAGCGCCGCGCTGAGCATCCTGGTGGTGGTTGCCTCGTTGAGCGGCAACACCCGCGAACTCGGCCGGCTGATTGCCAAACGCTGCCGCGCTGCCGGCCATACGGTGCACTGGCAGGAGGCCGACGACCTGCGCCAGGCACCGCCGCTGGCGGCCGATGAGGCCGACCTGGTGCTGCTGGGCTGCTGGACCGACAACGCCGGGCGTACGCCAGCGGAGATGAAGGCGTGGGTGGCCGGTATTGTCGAGCGCGGCGAGCGGCCACGGCAGCTGGCGGTGTTCGGCACCGGCGAAACGCAGTGGGGGCAGGAATACTACTGCGGTGCCGTGCACCGGCTGATCCACTATTTCCGCAGCGACTACCCGCCGCTGGAGATCGAACAGATGCCGCATGGCGTTCGCCACGCCGAGGCCATCAGTGCCTGGACCGATGCGGTCCTGGCCCACTACTGGAGCAACACCGATGCAGATCATCGACGCCACCACGCCTGAGCAGTTCCAGCAGCTGCTGGCCGAGCACCCGCGGGTGCTGGTGGATTTCCACAAGGACCAGTGCCCGGGCTGCCGGATGCTGGAAATGTCCCTGCACCGGGTAGCCACCAGCAGTGCAGGCCAGGGTACCACCCTGCTGCGCGTGCAGCTGGAGGTGCTCGGCGAGGCGTTCTTCCGTGAGCTGGGGCTGCGGCAGACACCGACGCTATCGCTGTTCCGTGATGGTGACGAACGCACGCGACTGGCCGGGTTCCAGTCGCCGCAGCAGATCGAGGTCGCGATCGCGTTGTATCTGTGAGGCCCGGGTGGTTGCATCGGTAGCGCCGGGCCATGCCCGGCAGCCTTTCGCGGGATCCTGATCTCTGTAGAGCCGAGCCATGCTCGGCTGCTGTTCGCGCGGTGCGCGATGAGTCGAGCATGGCTCGACTCTACAAGCGCATCCACGCATGGCGTGGATCTACCGGGGCAGGGGCCGTCCATTTGGCGTCACCCGCCGCTGAAGGTATCCACCAGCAGCTTCACGTTCAGCACCACGATCACCAGCGCGATCACCCAGGCAATCGCACCCAGCCAGCGCGGCGCCACCAGCGCACCCATCGTCACCTTGTCGGTCACGATCCGCACCAGCGGGATGATCGCAAACGGCAGCTGCATCGACAGCACCACCTGGCTCAGCACCAGCAGCTTCACCGCGCCCTGGTCGCCGAACAGCATGATCACCACCACCACCGGAATGATCGCCAGCGCCCGCGTGATCAGCCGCCGCAGCCACGGCGGCAGGCGCAGGTGCAGGAAGCCTTCCATCACGATCTGCCCGGCCAGCGTAGCGGTCACCGTTGAATTCAGGCCCGACGCCAGCAGCGCCACCGCGAACAACGTCGCCGCCGCGCCCACCCCCAGCATAGGCGCCAGCAGCTGGTGCGCCTGCTCGATGTCTTCCACATCGAAGCGGCCATTGGCATGGAACACCGCCGCCGCCAGGATCAGGATGCTGGCGTTGATGAACAGTGCCAGGGTCAGCGCGAGGGTGCTGTCGGTCACCGCCCAGCGCAGCGCGCTGCGACGGCCCTCATCGGTGCGCGGGTAGGCGCGGGTCTGCACGATGGACGAATGCAGGTACAGGTTATGCGGCATCACCGTGGCGCCGATGATGCCGATGGCGATGTACAGCGCGTGCGGATCGGTCACCACCTGGGCGCGCGGAATGAACCCGCCCAGCACCGCCATCACCGGTGGTGCGGCCAATGCGATCTGCACCATGAAGCAGCCGAAGATCACCATCAGCAGCGCGATTACGAACGCTTCCAGTGCGCGGAAGCCGCGGTTCATCAACAGCAGTACCAGAAGCGTGTCCAGCGCGGTGATCACTGCGCCCCAGAGCAGGGGCAGGTCGAACAGCAGCTTCAGCGCGATCGCAGTGCCGATCACCTCGGCCAGGTCGCAGGCGATGATGGCCGCCTCGCACAGCGCCCACAGTGCCAGGTTCACCGGCTTGGGGTAACGCGCGCGGCAGGCCTGCGCCAGGTCCATGCCGGTGGCGATGCCCAGCCGCGCCGACAGCGCCTGCAGGATCACCGCCATCAGGTTGGAAATGAGGATGACAGACAGCAGCAGGTAGCCGAAGCGCGAGCCGCCGGCCAGATCGGTGGCCCAGTTGCCCGGGTCCATGTAGCCGACCGAAATCATGTAGCCCGGGCCGAGGAAGGCCAGCAGGCGGAACCACCAGTGCCCCTTGTCGGGTACCGCCACCGAGGCATTGAGCGCGCCCAGGCTGGCCGGGGTGGGGGCCGAAGGGTCGCGGGGCGCCAGGGTGTTCATGGGTCCGAATATAGCTCCTGCTATAGTCATTAGCAATGTGAAACAATCGTCTTTATCGCGTTACTGGTCCAGAATTCAGTTTCAAACCCGGAGTAGACCGGAAGAACAGGCGCAGGCGTGGGCAAGACCGACGATTCGA
This genomic window from Stenotrophomonas maltophilia contains:
- a CDS encoding thioredoxin family protein; translation: MQIIDATTPEQFQQLLAEHPRVLVDFHKDQCPGCRMLEMSLHRVATSSAGQGTTLLRVQLEVLGEAFFRELGLRQTPTLSLFRDGDERTRLAGFQSPQQIEVAIALYL
- a CDS encoding Nramp family divalent metal transporter, with product MNTLAPRDPSAPTPASLGALNASVAVPDKGHWWFRLLAFLGPGYMISVGYMDPGNWATDLAGGSRFGYLLLSVILISNLMAVILQALSARLGIATGMDLAQACRARYPKPVNLALWALCEAAIIACDLAEVIGTAIALKLLFDLPLLWGAVITALDTLLVLLLMNRGFRALEAFVIALLMVIFGCFMVQIALAAPPVMAVLGGFIPRAQVVTDPHALYIAIGIIGATVMPHNLYLHSSIVQTRAYPRTDEGRRSALRWAVTDSTLALTLALFINASILILAAAVFHANGRFDVEDIEQAHQLLAPMLGVGAAATLFAVALLASGLNSTVTATLAGQIVMEGFLHLRLPPWLRRLITRALAIIPVVVVIMLFGDQGAVKLLVLSQVVLSMQLPFAIIPLVRIVTDKVTMGALVAPRWLGAIAWVIALVIVVLNVKLLVDTFSGG
- a CDS encoding ribonucleotide-diphosphate reductase subunit beta, giving the protein MATPLDRIKILEPRHPNRSTGIINGRTSGILNWNDIPYPSFYRAYKELSTNFWIPDEVDMKLDARQYGELSGREKNAYDSIIGLLATLDSPQTRFIYNVAEYITDPAAHANAAIIGQQEVIHNESYSYVLASITDLPNQNRIFEIARTHPTIIKRNAPIMGAYDDFMREKTAETLLKSLIQSSILEGINFYSGFAYFYNMVRQNRMTGTGKIISFINRDELAHTKFISELIRAIIGENPELQTNELTAYVHQAFEHAIELETQWSSEVLDGIDGIDVEEMTRYVKYRANKMAGMLGIERLYSDTTDNVMPWIKAYADNFTETKTDFFEMRNASYKKTNVDNGFDDL
- a CDS encoding flavodoxin; the protein is MVVASLSGNTRELGRLIAKRCRAAGHTVHWQEADDLRQAPPLAADEADLVLLGCWTDNAGRTPAEMKAWVAGIVERGERPRQLAVFGTGETQWGQEYYCGAVHRLIHYFRSDYPPLEIEQMPHGVRHAEAISAWTDAVLAHYWSNTDADHRRHHA